One region of Salinibacterium sp. TMP30 genomic DNA includes:
- the atpD gene encoding F0F1 ATP synthase subunit beta has product MTEKAPAKKAPAKKTPAKKAPAKKAPANKAAATVAGIGRISRVIGPVVDVEFPHDSIPGIYNALKTNVTIGGETTEITLEVAQHLGDDVVRAIALKPTDGLVRGQEVRDTGEQITVPVGDVTKGKVFNVTGDILNADEDGKVNGETVEITERWPIHRKPPAFDQLESKTELFETGIKVIDLLTPYVQGGKIGLFGGAGVGKTVLIQEMIQRVAQDHGGVSVFAGVGERTREGNDLIAEMDEAGVFDKTALVFGQMDEPPGTRLRVALSALTMAEYFRDVQKQDVLLFIDNIFRFTQAGSEVSTLLGRMPSAVGYQPNLADEMGILQERITSTRGHSITSLQAIYVPADDYTDPAPATTFAHLDATTELSREIASKGLYPAVDPLTSTSRILDPRYLGADHYRVATSVKQILQKNKELQEIIAILGVDELSEEDKITVSRARRIQQFLSQNTYMAKKFTGVEGSTVPLKETIESFDAIVKGEFDHVAEQAFFNVGGINDVEEQWAKIQKENAQ; this is encoded by the coding sequence ATGACTGAAAAAGCCCCGGCCAAGAAGGCCCCAGCCAAGAAAACACCAGCCAAGAAGGCGCCAGCCAAGAAGGCACCAGCCAACAAAGCTGCAGCAACAGTTGCCGGTATTGGTCGTATCTCGCGCGTAATCGGTCCCGTTGTGGACGTCGAGTTCCCGCACGATTCGATCCCCGGAATCTACAACGCGCTCAAGACCAACGTCACCATCGGGGGCGAGACCACTGAGATTACACTCGAGGTCGCACAGCACCTCGGCGACGATGTAGTTCGTGCCATCGCGCTCAAGCCCACAGACGGACTCGTTCGTGGCCAAGAAGTTCGCGACACTGGCGAGCAGATCACGGTTCCCGTAGGTGACGTCACCAAGGGAAAGGTGTTCAACGTAACCGGTGACATCCTCAACGCGGATGAAGACGGCAAGGTCAACGGTGAAACCGTTGAGATCACCGAGCGCTGGCCCATCCACCGCAAGCCCCCGGCATTCGACCAGCTTGAGTCGAAGACTGAACTCTTCGAAACCGGCATCAAGGTCATCGACCTCCTCACCCCCTATGTGCAGGGTGGAAAGATTGGACTGTTCGGTGGTGCCGGTGTTGGTAAGACCGTTCTGATTCAAGAAATGATCCAGCGTGTGGCTCAAGACCACGGTGGAGTTTCTGTATTCGCCGGTGTTGGCGAGCGTACCCGTGAGGGTAACGACCTCATCGCTGAAATGGATGAAGCAGGCGTCTTCGACAAAACGGCTCTAGTCTTCGGCCAGATGGATGAGCCGCCAGGAACGCGTCTTCGCGTTGCGCTCTCGGCCCTCACCATGGCTGAGTACTTCCGTGACGTTCAGAAGCAGGACGTGCTGTTGTTCATCGACAATATCTTCCGCTTCACTCAGGCCGGTTCTGAAGTGTCGACCCTTCTAGGCCGTATGCCTTCGGCCGTGGGGTACCAGCCCAACCTCGCCGACGAGATGGGTATCCTTCAGGAGCGCATCACCTCGACGCGTGGTCACTCGATTACGTCGCTTCAGGCAATTTACGTTCCTGCTGACGACTACACCGACCCGGCTCCGGCGACCACCTTCGCCCACCTCGACGCCACGACTGAGCTCAGCCGTGAAATTGCGTCGAAGGGTCTCTACCCGGCCGTTGACCCGCTCACCTCGACCAGCCGTATCCTCGACCCTCGCTACCTAGGTGCCGACCACTACCGCGTGGCTACGAGCGTGAAGCAGATCCTCCAGAAGAACAAGGAACTCCAGGAGATCATTGCGATCCTCGGTGTTGACGAGCTCTCTGAAGAAGACAAGATCACCGTTTCGCGTGCGCGCCGCATCCAGCAGTTCCTCTCGCAGAACACCTACATGGCGAAGAAGTTCACCGGTGTTGAGGGTTCGACCGTTCCGCTTAAGGAGACCATCGAGTCGTTCGACGCGATAGTCAAGGGCGAGTTCGACCACGTTGCGGAGCAGGCGTTCTTCAACGTCGGTGGAATCAACGATGTCGAAGAGCAGTGGGCAAAGATTCAAAAGGAGAACGCTCAGTAA
- a CDS encoding MraY family glycosyltransferase: MRIIFYFLIASIAAIVTYALALLVLKLSLKYRLYPQVRQRDVHTRPTPRLGGVAMFFGILVAFAVASSLSNFSLIFNEPGKVLGLLGAALIIVVIGVADDIWDLDWLTKLAGQIIAAGVLAWQGVQLSTLPIGGQTIVSPYVSLIITIFAVVLVMNAVNFIDGLDGLVAGVAVIANSVFFVYAYLLQLQAQTEYFNLASLTTAILIGACVGFLPINFHPAKMFMGDAGALLVGLLMAASAISVTGQVDAGYLAQPDKFTLDFLPAFIPILLPVAVLVIPLLDFGLAMIRRLRAGKSPFSADRKHLHHRLLDMGHSHLHAVLILYAWTFVASVGVLAFTFVPWRWAALMFVVGLAGCAAITLAPLSRRKAREAAAQRRAEALETPTDDARYDGLDAASTDTSPTPLTKEPTV, translated from the coding sequence ATGCGAATAATTTTCTATTTCCTTATCGCGAGTATTGCGGCGATCGTCACGTACGCGCTGGCTCTGCTGGTGCTCAAGTTGAGTCTCAAATACCGGCTCTACCCGCAGGTTCGCCAGCGAGATGTACACACACGACCCACGCCTCGGCTGGGTGGAGTCGCCATGTTCTTTGGCATCCTTGTGGCGTTCGCGGTGGCGTCAAGCCTCAGTAACTTTTCTCTCATCTTCAACGAGCCGGGTAAAGTCCTCGGTTTGCTGGGGGCGGCACTCATCATCGTCGTGATCGGTGTTGCGGACGACATTTGGGATCTCGACTGGCTCACCAAGCTGGCGGGCCAAATTATCGCGGCTGGCGTGCTGGCGTGGCAGGGCGTTCAGCTGTCGACGTTGCCCATTGGCGGACAGACCATCGTGTCGCCTTACGTCTCGCTCATCATCACAATCTTCGCCGTCGTGCTGGTGATGAATGCGGTCAACTTCATTGATGGCCTCGACGGCCTCGTCGCTGGCGTCGCGGTGATCGCCAACAGTGTCTTTTTTGTCTACGCCTACCTCCTGCAGTTGCAAGCCCAGACCGAGTACTTCAACTTGGCGTCACTGACGACAGCGATCCTTATCGGCGCGTGCGTCGGCTTCCTGCCGATCAACTTCCACCCGGCGAAGATGTTTATGGGAGACGCGGGAGCACTGCTGGTTGGGCTTCTCATGGCAGCATCCGCAATTTCAGTGACCGGTCAAGTGGATGCCGGCTACCTGGCCCAGCCCGACAAGTTCACGCTTGATTTTCTCCCGGCCTTCATCCCCATCCTGCTGCCCGTGGCGGTGCTCGTTATCCCGCTGCTCGATTTCGGGCTCGCGATGATTCGGCGCCTTCGTGCCGGCAAGTCGCCTTTCAGCGCTGACCGCAAGCACCTTCATCACCGCCTGCTCGACATGGGGCACTCCCACTTGCACGCGGTGCTCATTCTGTATGCGTGGACTTTTGTTGCGTCTGTCGGGGTTTTGGCATTCACGTTTGTGCCGTGGCGCTGGGCGGCTCTCATGTTCGTTGTCGGGCTTGCCGGCTGTGCTGCGATCACGCTGGCTCCGCTCAGCCGACGCAAAGCTCGCGAGGCGGCAGCTCAGCGTCGCGCTGAAGCGCTCGAAACACCCACTGACGATGCACGCTACGACGGTTTGGATGCCGCATCCACCGACACCTCACCAACGCCCCTCACAAAGGAACCCACCGTATGA
- the atpE gene encoding ATP synthase F0 subunit C, which produces MNVAEVTGNIAPLAFGVATIGPAIGVGIVVGKTVESVARQPELQGRLTGLMFLGIAFTEALAFIAIAVAFIPFP; this is translated from the coding sequence ATGAACGTCGCAGAAGTGACTGGAAACATTGCACCCCTCGCATTCGGTGTTGCAACCATCGGACCCGCTATCGGTGTAGGAATCGTTGTTGGTAAGACTGTTGAGTCGGTTGCGCGCCAGCCAGAACTTCAGGGCCGTCTTACGGGCCTCATGTTCCTGGGTATTGCATTCACCGAGGCGCTCGCGTTCATCGCGATCGCTGTTGCATTCATCCCATTCCCGTAA
- a CDS encoding F0F1 ATP synthase subunit epsilon, whose product MAVLKVSVVSADQELWSGEASQLIARTTEGEIGILPGHEPLLAILAKGEVRVTAADGSNITANADNGFLSVENNTVTVVASSAELV is encoded by the coding sequence ATGGCCGTTCTCAAGGTGAGCGTCGTCTCTGCCGACCAGGAACTCTGGTCGGGAGAGGCGAGCCAGCTCATTGCGCGCACCACTGAGGGTGAGATCGGAATTTTGCCCGGCCACGAACCGCTTCTCGCGATTCTGGCGAAAGGTGAGGTTCGTGTCACTGCCGCAGATGGATCTAACATCACCGCAAACGCAGACAACGGATTCCTCTCGGTGGAGAACAACACGGTAACAGTCGTGGCGAGTTCCGCAGAGTTGGTCTAG
- a CDS encoding F0F1 ATP synthase subunit delta: protein MGSATREALVAAKDAVASVTAKNSLATGAELFEAGRVVGSSAQLRSALADPAAAAKDKTAIVGSVFSSLSASARTVLSAIVSARWSNADDLLAGIEEIGIRLIAQSAPAKLSIDDQLFAFGTTVSSDSELELAVGSKLGSAESKSALIHELLTGKASEQALVIIDQLVQQPRGRRIGELISTAADIVADQSSQSVATITTAAPLTAAQLERLRTGLTKNYERELKLNVRIDPSLIGGVRVQIGDEVIDGSVSTKLNDLRIQLAG, encoded by the coding sequence ATGGGATCAGCTACGAGAGAAGCGCTTGTCGCAGCGAAAGATGCTGTGGCATCGGTCACTGCCAAGAACTCTCTGGCCACTGGCGCAGAGCTGTTCGAAGCAGGACGCGTTGTGGGCAGTTCAGCCCAGTTGCGTTCCGCTTTGGCCGATCCTGCTGCCGCGGCGAAAGACAAGACCGCAATAGTCGGTTCGGTTTTCTCGTCGCTGAGCGCCTCAGCGCGCACCGTACTTTCCGCCATCGTGAGTGCTCGCTGGTCGAACGCTGACGATTTGCTTGCGGGGATCGAAGAGATCGGAATTCGTCTGATCGCTCAGTCGGCTCCGGCGAAGCTTTCCATCGACGACCAGTTGTTCGCTTTCGGAACGACGGTTTCATCAGACTCTGAACTCGAACTCGCCGTTGGCAGCAAACTTGGTTCTGCCGAGTCGAAGTCCGCACTGATTCACGAACTGCTCACAGGCAAAGCGTCAGAACAGGCCCTCGTCATTATCGACCAGCTCGTTCAACAGCCGCGTGGCCGCCGCATCGGTGAACTGATCTCTACCGCCGCAGATATCGTTGCCGACCAATCAAGTCAATCAGTCGCGACGATTACCACTGCCGCGCCGCTCACGGCTGCACAGCTCGAACGATTGCGGACCGGCCTTACCAAGAACTACGAACGTGAGCTCAAGCTCAACGTCCGTATTGACCCCTCGCTCATCGGTGGGGTACGCGTTCAGATCGGTGACGAAGTCATCGACGGCAGCGTCTCCACCAAGCTCAACGACCTCAGGATCCAACTCGCGGGCTAG
- a CDS encoding DNA-3-methyladenine glycosylase I: protein MSDRASILFGPDGRGRCGWVGDDELYRKYHDEEWGSPLRGDRKLFEKIMLEAFQAGLSWITILRRREGLRDAFNQFDPAQIANYTDRDMARLLSDPRIIRNRLKVSAAITNAQATLELTREAPGALDSLLWQFAPPTRSKRLTSLTDVPPVTTESTAMSTALKSHGFRFVGPTTMYALMQSAGMVDDHIEGCWRVA from the coding sequence ATGAGCGATCGTGCGTCGATTCTCTTTGGTCCAGATGGCCGCGGCCGCTGTGGCTGGGTTGGTGACGATGAGCTCTATCGCAAGTATCACGACGAGGAGTGGGGCTCTCCCCTTCGCGGCGACCGCAAACTGTTCGAGAAGATAATGCTCGAGGCGTTTCAGGCTGGTCTTTCGTGGATCACGATCCTCCGCCGGCGCGAAGGGCTTCGCGATGCTTTCAACCAGTTTGATCCGGCCCAGATTGCCAACTACACCGATCGAGACATGGCACGCCTGCTCAGCGATCCCCGCATCATCCGCAACCGGCTCAAAGTGTCAGCGGCAATCACGAACGCACAAGCAACCCTAGAGCTCACGCGCGAGGCACCGGGCGCCCTCGACTCGCTGCTCTGGCAGTTCGCTCCCCCAACTCGCTCGAAGCGATTGACTTCGCTTACTGATGTTCCCCCGGTGACCACGGAGTCGACGGCAATGAGCACAGCGCTCAAGAGTCATGGATTCCGATTCGTTGGCCCCACAACGATGTATGCCCTCATGCAATCTGCCGGCATGGTCGACGACCATATCGAAGGATGTTGGCGCGTGGCTTAG
- a CDS encoding F0F1 ATP synthase subunit B, whose amino-acid sequence MQSALLAAAEGEVINPLLPASYDIIWSAVCFAIILFFFWKKFLPALTKTLDGRADAIEGGIKKAEIAQAEAAEALEHYKTQLAEGRAEAAKIREQARLEGTAIINELKEQATVEAARITANAQATIEAERQAALVSLRTEVGSLAIDLASGVIGQSLTDDKKSSALVDQFLADLEASEKAKAKK is encoded by the coding sequence ATGCAAAGCGCACTCTTGGCTGCTGCAGAGGGCGAAGTAATTAATCCGCTCCTTCCTGCAAGCTACGACATTATTTGGTCAGCGGTTTGCTTCGCTATCATCTTGTTCTTCTTCTGGAAGAAGTTCCTTCCGGCTTTGACGAAGACGCTGGATGGTCGCGCCGACGCCATCGAGGGTGGCATCAAGAAGGCTGAGATCGCTCAGGCTGAAGCTGCTGAAGCACTTGAGCACTACAAGACGCAGCTCGCTGAAGGCCGTGCCGAGGCCGCGAAGATTCGCGAACAGGCACGTCTCGAAGGAACCGCGATTATCAACGAGCTCAAAGAGCAGGCAACGGTAGAGGCTGCACGCATCACTGCGAACGCACAAGCCACGATCGAGGCAGAACGTCAGGCCGCTCTCGTATCGCTTCGCACCGAGGTTGGCTCACTGGCTATCGATCTTGCGTCGGGCGTTATTGGGCAAAGCCTGACTGACGACAAGAAGTCGTCCGCGCTCGTCGACCAGTTCTTGGCTGACCTTGAAGCTTCAGAGAAGGCAAAGGCAAAGAAGTAA
- a CDS encoding peroxide stress protein YaaA: protein MIVLLPPSETKRDGGDQGSTLDWSRLSFPALTEHRRIVATRLTQLTSDPEAARRALGLSVKQQFEVERNRTFECAPVMPALERYTGVLFDGLDAPSMNPAERSFAHKTLVVHSALFGPVRAGDQIPAYRLSHNSRLPKLTLKSHWRESVTDALASVEGLQLDLRSEAYAQLGAASPNSIYLRVVNEGPDGKRVALSHFNKKSKGLFSRALINAGIEHSTVESLMAWARGAGFRLERGAPGELDLVVPNADS, encoded by the coding sequence GTGATCGTTCTCCTTCCGCCCTCTGAGACAAAGCGTGACGGGGGAGACCAGGGTTCAACGCTCGACTGGTCCCGACTGTCTTTTCCTGCGCTGACCGAGCATCGAAGGATCGTTGCTACTCGGCTGACACAGCTCACGAGTGATCCCGAAGCCGCACGGCGTGCTCTCGGTCTCAGCGTCAAACAGCAGTTCGAGGTGGAGCGAAACCGCACCTTCGAGTGTGCACCAGTAATGCCTGCGCTGGAGCGCTATACGGGCGTTCTCTTCGATGGACTCGATGCGCCAAGCATGAACCCAGCGGAACGTTCATTTGCCCACAAGACTCTGGTTGTGCACTCGGCGCTCTTCGGGCCGGTGCGGGCAGGCGACCAGATTCCAGCCTACCGACTTTCGCACAATTCACGGCTACCGAAACTAACGCTTAAGTCCCACTGGCGGGAGTCGGTCACCGATGCCTTAGCCTCGGTCGAGGGTTTGCAGCTAGATCTTCGCTCTGAGGCCTATGCACAGTTGGGTGCGGCGTCACCGAACAGCATCTATCTTCGAGTGGTCAATGAGGGACCCGATGGTAAGCGCGTCGCTCTGAGCCATTTCAACAAGAAGTCCAAAGGCCTTTTTTCGCGCGCCCTCATCAACGCGGGAATCGAACACTCAACCGTCGAGTCCTTGATGGCGTGGGCGCGGGGCGCAGGCTTCCGGCTCGAGCGCGGTGCACCAGGGGAGCTCGATCTCGTAGTGCCGAACGCTGACAGCTAA
- a CDS encoding L-threonylcarbamoyladenylate synthase: MDDLYDCADDAQLLTGMRLARVAIGRGDLVVIPTDTVYGVAADAFQPEAVQKLIDAKGRTRQSPPPVLIPGIPTLDALAATVPDEVRTLVAEFWPGGLTIILPAQPSLSWDLGETHGTVALRMPSNRIALELLSETGPLAVSSANSTGLPAARSAAKAQEMLGDSVSVYLDDGESGELASTIVDATGLLVEGGKMRIVREGVISADAIRELIGADRCE, encoded by the coding sequence ATGGATGACCTTTACGATTGCGCAGACGACGCTCAGCTTCTTACCGGGATGCGGCTCGCACGCGTGGCTATTGGCCGCGGCGACCTCGTCGTGATCCCGACCGACACGGTCTACGGGGTTGCTGCCGATGCTTTCCAGCCCGAGGCTGTACAGAAGCTCATCGATGCCAAAGGGCGAACGCGCCAGTCACCTCCGCCTGTGCTGATTCCCGGCATCCCGACTCTTGATGCCCTTGCGGCAACAGTGCCCGATGAGGTGCGCACTTTGGTCGCCGAGTTCTGGCCTGGCGGCCTCACGATCATTTTGCCCGCGCAGCCTTCGCTGAGTTGGGATCTGGGGGAGACCCACGGCACTGTCGCATTGCGGATGCCGTCGAACCGTATCGCTTTGGAACTTCTGTCTGAGACGGGGCCGCTTGCGGTCTCGAGTGCCAACAGCACTGGCCTTCCGGCGGCGCGTTCTGCGGCGAAGGCCCAAGAAATGTTGGGCGATTCGGTGTCGGTGTACCTCGATGACGGTGAGAGCGGGGAGCTAGCCTCAACCATCGTCGATGCCACAGGTTTGCTCGTTGAGGGCGGAAAAATGCGCATCGTGCGGGAGGGCGTCATCTCGGCCGACGCCATCCGTGAATTGATCGGGGCCGATCGATGCGAATAA
- the atpA gene encoding F0F1 ATP synthase subunit alpha, whose translation MAELSISPDEIRDALKDFVKAYEPGKAATTETGTVVDAADGIAHVDGLPGVMANELIRFADGTLGLAQNLDEDEIGVVILGEFAGIVEGMEVTRTGEVLSAPVGDAFLGRVVDPLGAPIDGLGEIKAETRRALELQAPGVMDRKSVHEPMQTGIKAIDAMIPIGRGQRQLIIGDRQTGKTAIAIDTIINQKDNWDSGDENKQVRCIYVAIGQKGSTIAAVKGALEEAGAMEYTTIVAAPASDPAGFKYLAPYTGSAIGQHWMYGGKHVLIIFDDLSKQAEAYRAVSLLLRRPPGREAYPGDVFYLHSRLLERCAKLSDELGAGSMTGLPIIETKANDVAAYIPTNVISITDGQIFLQSDLFNANQRPAVDVGISVSRVGGDAQVKSIKKVSGTLKLELAQYRSLEAFAMFASDLDPTSRRQLARGARLTELLRQPQYSPFPVENQVVSIWAGTNGKLDEVPVEDILRFESELHDYLARNTKVLDTLREKNALDDQLIADMDAAVDEFKLGFQTGEGKSLNSVGSEQFEEIAEEDIAQEQIVKQKR comes from the coding sequence ATGGCAGAACTCAGCATCAGTCCGGACGAGATCCGCGACGCGCTCAAAGACTTCGTCAAGGCCTACGAGCCTGGCAAGGCAGCGACAACCGAGACCGGAACCGTCGTCGACGCCGCAGACGGCATCGCGCACGTTGACGGCCTCCCCGGCGTAATGGCCAACGAACTCATTCGTTTCGCTGACGGTACCCTGGGCCTCGCCCAGAACCTTGACGAAGACGAGATCGGTGTTGTAATCCTCGGCGAGTTCGCCGGCATCGTTGAGGGCATGGAAGTTACTCGCACCGGCGAAGTTCTTTCTGCCCCCGTCGGAGACGCATTCCTGGGTCGCGTCGTTGACCCGCTGGGTGCCCCCATTGATGGCCTCGGAGAGATCAAGGCTGAAACTCGCCGTGCGCTTGAGCTTCAGGCTCCCGGCGTAATGGACCGAAAGAGTGTGCACGAGCCCATGCAGACCGGAATCAAGGCAATCGATGCCATGATCCCGATCGGCCGCGGACAGCGCCAGCTGATCATTGGTGACCGCCAGACCGGTAAAACGGCCATCGCGATCGACACCATCATCAACCAGAAAGACAACTGGGACTCGGGCGACGAGAACAAGCAGGTTCGCTGCATCTATGTCGCTATTGGCCAAAAGGGTTCGACGATTGCCGCTGTAAAGGGCGCGCTCGAAGAAGCCGGCGCCATGGAGTACACCACCATCGTGGCCGCTCCCGCATCCGACCCCGCCGGCTTCAAGTACCTTGCTCCCTACACCGGTTCGGCCATCGGCCAGCACTGGATGTACGGCGGCAAGCACGTACTCATCATTTTCGATGACCTCTCCAAGCAGGCTGAGGCCTACCGTGCAGTATCACTGCTGCTTCGCCGTCCGCCAGGGCGTGAGGCATACCCCGGTGACGTGTTCTACCTGCACTCTCGCCTACTCGAGCGTTGTGCAAAGCTCTCCGATGAGCTCGGTGCCGGTTCGATGACGGGTCTTCCCATCATCGAGACCAAGGCAAACGATGTTGCGGCCTACATCCCGACCAACGTGATCTCGATCACCGACGGCCAGATCTTCCTGCAGTCCGACCTGTTCAACGCCAACCAGCGCCCCGCCGTAGACGTGGGTATTTCGGTCTCGCGTGTTGGTGGAGATGCTCAGGTGAAGTCGATCAAGAAGGTTTCGGGAACACTGAAGCTTGAGCTTGCTCAGTACCGCTCACTCGAGGCCTTCGCGATGTTCGCATCCGACCTTGACCCCACCAGCCGTCGCCAGCTTGCCCGAGGCGCGCGCCTCACCGAGTTGCTGCGCCAGCCGCAATATTCGCCATTCCCCGTCGAGAACCAGGTCGTTTCGATCTGGGCTGGCACCAACGGAAAGCTCGATGAGGTTCCCGTCGAAGACATTCTTCGTTTCGAAAGTGAATTGCACGACTACCTCGCACGCAACACCAAGGTACTCGACACCCTCCGCGAGAAGAACGCCCTCGATGACCAGCTGATCGCGGACATGGATGCCGCAGTCGACGAGTTCAAGCTGGGCTTCCAGACGGGTGAGGGCAAGTCTCTCAACTCCGTAGGATCCGAGCAGTTCGAAGAGATCGCTGAAGAAGACATCGCTCAAGAGCAGATCGTCAAGCAGAAGCGCTGA
- the atpB gene encoding F0F1 ATP synthase subunit A, which translates to MLYHALNLLAPFATDDGSGDGGFTGPSLSEFVPPGFLFVDTPFEINRIMMVRFIAVAVLILLFWLGTRRMRMIPGRGQSLLEMAVGFVQSNIADGALGKEEGKRFMPLLATMFFMVIAMNITGIVPGLNIAGTAVIGVPLVLAVVAYVVFIYAGIKKQGMNFFKASLFPAGVPWPLYLIVTPIEFVSTFILRPVTLALRLLMNMIAGHMLLVLCFSATQFFLFTAGGLFGLFSIGTLAFGFIFTIFELLVAVLQAYVFTFLTAVYIQLALVEEH; encoded by the coding sequence CTGTTATACCACGCTCTCAACCTTTTAGCGCCCTTTGCCACCGATGACGGATCCGGCGACGGGGGTTTCACCGGTCCTTCGCTTAGCGAGTTCGTCCCACCAGGATTCCTCTTCGTAGATACTCCATTCGAGATCAACCGAATCATGATGGTTCGCTTTATTGCGGTCGCCGTACTGATCCTGCTGTTCTGGCTTGGTACCCGTCGCATGAGGATGATCCCGGGCCGCGGGCAGAGCCTGCTCGAAATGGCTGTTGGTTTCGTTCAGTCAAACATCGCTGACGGAGCGCTCGGCAAAGAAGAGGGCAAGCGATTCATGCCGCTGCTCGCAACCATGTTTTTCATGGTTATCGCGATGAATATCACCGGCATCGTCCCCGGGCTCAACATCGCTGGTACCGCAGTAATTGGAGTTCCTCTAGTACTGGCCGTTGTTGCCTACGTTGTATTCATCTACGCGGGCATCAAGAAGCAGGGAATGAACTTCTTCAAGGCTTCGCTGTTCCCGGCAGGCGTTCCGTGGCCGTTGTACCTCATCGTTACGCCGATTGAGTTCGTTTCCACGTTCATCCTTCGCCCCGTAACTCTTGCGCTTCGACTCCTCATGAACATGATCGCGGGCCACATGTTGCTCGTGCTCTGCTTCTCTGCAACGCAGTTCTTCTTGTTCACTGCTGGTGGCCTCTTTGGTCTCTTCAGCATTGGCACCCTCGCCTTTGGCTTTATCTTCACGATCTTCGAACTCCTTGTTGCGGTACTTCAGGCCTATGTCTTCACATTCCTGACCGCCGTATACATCCAGCTCGCGCTGGTCGAAGAGCACTAG
- a CDS encoding F0F1 ATP synthase subunit gamma has product MGAQLRVYRQKISSAKTTKKITRAMELISASRIQKAKQRVAASGPYSRAVTRAVSAVATFSNVDHVLTTEPETIDRAAVVIFSSDRGLAGAFNTNVLREAGELAARLEGEGKEVIYYLVGRKAAGYFAFRKRDAEQIWTGGTDSPAFEIAKEIGDAVVSKFLQPASEGGVDEIHIVYNRLVSMLLQVPEVVRLLPLEIVEGVEAPDKNDVLPLYEFEPEVDKVLDALLPVYIESRIFNAMLQSAAAKHAATQKAMKSASDNADKLINDYTRLANNARQSEITQQISEIVGGADALSSAK; this is encoded by the coding sequence ATGGGAGCGCAACTTCGGGTCTACCGGCAGAAGATTAGTTCTGCCAAGACGACCAAGAAGATCACACGCGCGATGGAGCTGATCTCCGCGTCGCGCATTCAAAAGGCGAAACAGCGGGTTGCTGCATCGGGGCCGTACTCACGTGCGGTCACGCGCGCCGTCTCGGCGGTGGCGACTTTCTCGAACGTCGATCACGTGCTGACAACGGAACCAGAGACGATCGACCGCGCAGCGGTTGTCATCTTCTCGAGCGACCGCGGTCTCGCAGGCGCGTTCAACACGAACGTTCTGCGCGAAGCTGGCGAACTTGCAGCTCGGCTTGAAGGCGAAGGCAAGGAGGTCATCTACTACCTCGTTGGTCGAAAGGCCGCCGGGTACTTTGCCTTCCGCAAGCGTGATGCTGAGCAAATTTGGACCGGCGGAACAGATTCGCCCGCTTTCGAAATTGCGAAAGAAATCGGCGACGCCGTCGTAAGCAAGTTCTTGCAGCCGGCAAGCGAAGGCGGAGTAGACGAGATTCATATCGTCTACAACCGCTTAGTGAGCATGCTGCTACAGGTTCCCGAGGTTGTTCGTCTTCTCCCGTTGGAGATCGTTGAGGGCGTTGAAGCACCCGACAAAAATGACGTGCTTCCCCTCTACGAATTCGAACCAGAGGTAGACAAGGTGCTCGACGCTTTGCTGCCTGTGTACATCGAGAGCCGCATCTTCAACGCCATGCTTCAGTCTGCTGCTGCAAAGCACGCTGCGACGCAGAAGGCAATGAAGTCTGCAAGCGACAACGCAGACAAGCTCATCAACGACTACACGCGCTTGGCAAACAACGCGCGCCAGTCTGAGATCACCCAGCAGATTTCCGAGATCGTGGGCGGCGCGGACGCCCTCAGCTCGGCTAAGTAA
- a CDS encoding ATP-binding protein: protein MAGLPGAGKSTLAEIVGARRKITVLSVDQIETAILKAGISGEQPTGLAAYLVAETLAETVLTQDRDIIIDAVNAVDPAREQWVNLAERTGSGVRFIEVVCSDRDEHKTRLVERAAKRERSGAVARNAVEHNLDEYSPWTGASGAVARITLDSAGAIGVNVERAIAFLDA from the coding sequence ATGGCCGGGTTACCGGGCGCAGGAAAGTCCACCCTCGCAGAGATTGTCGGTGCTCGACGAAAAATCACCGTATTGTCGGTTGATCAGATCGAGACGGCGATTCTGAAAGCAGGAATCAGCGGCGAACAACCGACTGGCCTAGCCGCTTATTTGGTGGCAGAAACCCTTGCCGAGACGGTGCTCACGCAGGATCGGGACATCATCATCGATGCCGTGAACGCTGTGGATCCCGCCCGCGAACAGTGGGTTAACCTTGCCGAACGCACAGGTTCAGGGGTGCGGTTTATCGAAGTCGTGTGCTCCGATCGCGACGAGCACAAGACTCGGCTGGTGGAGCGCGCAGCGAAGCGAGAGCGATCTGGTGCGGTCGCTCGCAACGCTGTTGAGCATAACCTTGACGAATACTCTCCGTGGACTGGGGCAAGTGGCGCTGTAGCGCGCATCACCCTCGACTCTGCGGGTGCGATAGGAGTCAACGTCGAACGTGCCATCGCCTTTCTTGACGCGTGA